The sequence below is a genomic window from Fluoribacter dumoffii NY 23.
GCCAAACTGGAAATTGCCGTCATAAATGAGGTGCCATTAATCAAGGCAAGTCCATCACGCATTACCGGTTTATAAGCTTTAAGGCCTGCCAGGTGAATTGCTTCGGGCGCCAACATCATTTTTCCTTGATAAGTCACAGCGACTGGCTCGCCAATGAGTGCTGCAGCAATCATTGACAGTGGAATAAGATCACCGCTGGCGCCAATAGAACCATAGCAGCGAACCACAGGAGTAATTCCGGCATTGATAAAATCTAAAAGTGAATTAATCAATTCCGGATGCACGCCTGAATATCCTTGAGCCAGGCAATGAGCACGCAGCATCATTGTCAGACGGACCGTTTGCGGTGCAACCAGTTCGCCTAGCCCGCAGGAAAGGGAACGGATGATATTTTCTTGCCGCTCTTTAATGGCATCATAGTACTCAAAGGTATTAGTCTCCTTGAGGGCAGCATCGATATAGCGGACTTGATCGCCAAAATTTGTATTTACCCCATAAATAGGGACTCGCGAATCAACATGAATTTTCAGAAATTGGTAGGAGGCTTCAACTGCCTCCATCGCCTGCAGCGGTAAGGCGACCGGGGAAGAATAGCGTGCCAATGCCTGGGAAGATGCAATAGTTAATTGGCAACCATGCCCGATGGTTATAACAGGTAAATCTGTTTTACTCACATCTTCAGCACTGAATGCTTGGGGGATAGTGAACGAATTAAGATGTTCCAAGCGCAAACTCCATTTATCAAGTAAAAATCATTACGAGCTGACTTAGTGTGTTCTCTTTTATTAGACTTTTCAATAACTAAATTTTTATTTACAGCCCCTGTAATCCTGGGTCAAGACTGCGTCTTAACCGAGGATATGTTTTATTAGAACGGCAACTCCAATTTATCATTTACTAAACGTAATTGTTTCTTAAACAATTGCTGGATTTGCTCTAAATTATCCGAATCTTCTGCTTCAAAACGGGCAACGAGGCAAGGGGTTGTATTGGAAGCACGCAATAGGCCCCAACCCTTATCAAACTCTACGCGTAAACCATCAATAGTAATAACTCGGGCCTGCGGAAATTTTGCCATTTCATTAAAGCGCTTCATGAATTGGAATTTCTCTTCATCAGCTATGGCAATTTTTAATTCAGGAGTATTAACACTATTTGGGATCGCTTCAAATTGTTCACTTACGGTTAAATTCGATGCACTGACGATTTCAAGTAAACGACAAGCACTGTACAGGGCATCATCAAATCCATACCAACGATCTTTGAAAAACAAATGCCCGCTCATTTCACCGGCAAGAGCCGCCCCTTCTTTTTTCATCACGTGCTTGACTATGGAATGACCTGTGGGACACATTTTAGGTAATCCGCCGGCTTCCAGAATAACCGACTCCAGATGACTGGAGCATTTCACATCAAATACAATGGTAGCTCCGGGAAGACGGGTTAATAATTCACGAACATAAAGAATCATTAACCGATCAGGCCAAATCATCTCCCCTTTATTGGTAATTAAACCCAACCGATCCGCATCTCCATCAAAAGCCAACCCCAAGTCCGCTTGATGCCGGGCTACGGCGGCT
It includes:
- a CDS encoding phosphomannomutase/phosphoglucomutase, giving the protein MKYQQKQVSRSVFRAYDIRGIIGKELDENAFYSIGLALACHLSDLKRQQIFLARDGRLTSFAMAAALKQGLLDSGIDVLDLGAVPTPVMYYAIHTQGLDCGLMVTGSHNPANYNGIKMVLMGKTLMQEDIDILYNLVLEGKRLFGQGKEEQCDVLPSYKQRILSDIKIKRPLKVVVDCGNGIAGPIIPEVLHELGCEVIPLFCEVDGHFPNHHPDPTIEANLADLKAAVARHQADLGLAFDGDADRLGLITNKGEMIWPDRLMILYVRELLTRLPGATIVFDVKCSSHLESVILEAGGLPKMCPTGHSIVKHVMKKEGAALAGEMSGHLFFKDRWYGFDDALYSACRLLEIVSASNLTVSEQFEAIPNSVNTPELKIAIADEEKFQFMKRFNEMAKFPQARVITIDGLRVEFDKGWGLLRASNTTPCLVARFEAEDSDNLEQIQQLFKKQLRLVNDKLELPF